A stretch of the Papaver somniferum cultivar HN1 chromosome 6, ASM357369v1, whole genome shotgun sequence genome encodes the following:
- the LOC113291710 gene encoding uncharacterized protein LOC113291710 → MSQIIIHKSTDTTKGNIWLYRHSSLSNPVVVSTSKKSITVKVGDVMVTGIHAACLTVDRRQLWEELKDISAMNLPWMIIGDFNVVLSCDEKFGGRRPLRVSMQDFRDYKAFYNIQWLDKFGGWSYKVGVRGISDHGAIFGAVVNSTKPENSLFRYQSIWSSHPEFLTLIKESWNEVIAGNPAFSFMAKLKRLKQIIKKWNWEVFGDLRIKVKVTEDEVLQASLLSDNDPENIELLNNLVTTRGKHDMVSQQYNELMRAKYRVKWVKEGGANIIFFHTSIKIRQSQNNITKLEDDDGNMATKLAQIANVLVEHYKRKFKAQNASISEDILDVIPKILTEEDNYFLDVVPSTMKIKEAVYGMDANNAPGPDGFPGSFYKFAWEIIGSELIEAIQFC, encoded by the exons ATGAGTCAAATAATTATTCATAAATCAACTGATACAACAAAAGGTAATATTTGGTTGTACCGGCACTCTTCTTTATCCAATCCTGTAGTAGTATCAACCTCCAAGAAATCCATCACAGTTAAAGTTGGAGATGTTATGGTAACTGGTATTCATGCAGCATGTCTCACAGTGGACAGAAGACAATTATGGGAAGAGTTAAAAGATATTAGTGCAATGAACTTACCATGGATGATAATTGGTGATTTTAATGTGGTTTTAAGTTGTGATGAAAAGTTTGGTGGTAGAAGACCTCTCAGAGTTTCAATGCAAGACTTCAGAGACT ATAAAGCTTTTTACAATATACAATGGTTGGATAAATTTGGTGGGTGGAGTTATAAAGTTGGAGTAAGGGGCATTTCAGATCATGGTGCAATTTTTGGTGCAGTAGTAAACTCTACTAAGCCAGAGAACTCTCTTTTCAGATATCAGTCTATTTGGTCTTCTCATCCAGAGTTTCTTACTCTAATTAAAGAATCATGGAATGAAGTTATTGCAGGTAATCCAGCTTTTTCCTTTATGGCTAAACTAAAAAGGTTGAAACAAATTATTAAGAAGTGGAATTGGGAGGTTTTTGGTGATTTGAGAATAAAAGTTAAGGTTACAGAAGATGAAGTTTTACAAGCTTCCTTGTTATCTGATAATGATCCTGAAAATATTGAACTCCTAAACAATTTAGTCACAACAAGAGGAAAACATGACATGGTTTCTCAACAATACAATGAGTTAATGAGAGCTAAATACAGAGTTAAGTGGGTCAAGGAGGGAGGTGCTAATATAATTTTCTTTCATACAAGCATTAAGATTAGACAGTCACAGAACAATATCACTAAACTTGAAGACGATGATGGAAATATGGCAACTAAACTAGCACAAATTGCAAATGTCTTAGTAGAACATTACAAGAGGAAGTTTAAAGCTCAGAATGCAAGTATCTCTGAAGACATTTTAGATGTTATCCCAAAAATTTTAACTGAAGAAGATAATTACTTCTTAGATGTTGTTCCTTCTACAATGAAGATTAAAGAAGCAGTATATGGAATGGATGCAAACAATGCTCCAGGTCCTGATGGTTTTCCTGGTAGTTTCTACAAATTTGCATGGGAAATCATTGGTTCAGAACTTATTGAAGCCATTCAATTCTGCTGA